CATAACCATTCAACTGTTAATCCCAATAAAGTGCACTACCTTCGGCCCCGCAGGCATTTTGCTGGTGCTGCAAAGAGTGCTGCCAAAACTGGGCAAGGAGTGGGAGTTTCTCCAAGTGGTGATGGCCAAGCAGCAGTTGTTGCTGCTAGTGGTTTTAGCCAAGGAGGGGGAGTTGTTCCAAGTGGTGTAATGTATCTTTCCATGGATGGACACCGCACACCTGTCTCGGAGACAAATCATGGAGTTAGGAACACTACCCCTGCTGAACCAAACCGTGTCGTTAAGACTTCTACAGCAGTGAATTATATTGCTCGGTCCAGTAACCAAAAGAGAACACTAGGTAGGGATGCTCAGAATCTGTTGGAGTATTTCAAGAAAATGCAAGCTGAGAATCCTGGTTTCTTTTATGCAATACAACTCGATGATGAAAATCGAATGGCAAATGTTTTTTGGGCTGATGCAAAGTCAAGAACAGCTTACACTCATTTCGGTGATGCAGTTACATTTGAAACAAGTCCTCGAGTTAATCAATATAGGGTGCCATTTGCCCCATTTACAGGTTTGAACCATCACGGtcaaacaattttatttggCTGTGCAATACTTCTTGATGATTCTGAAGCTTCTTTTGTTTGGTTGTTCAAGACATTTCTGACAGCAATGTATGATCAACAGCCTGCTTCACTAATCACCAACCAAGACAAGGCCATACAGACGGCAGTTTCTCAGGTGTTTCCTGATACCCGACACTGTATCAGTAAATGGCATGTTTTAAGAGAAGGTCAGGAAAAACTGGCTCATGTATGTAATGCACATCCCAATTTTCAATTGGAACTGTATAACTGTATCAACTTGACTGAAACTATCGAGGAGTTTGAAAACTCATGGATTGATATTCTTGACAAATATGATTTGAGAGGACATGACTGGCTTCAATCATTGCATGATGCTCGTGCTCAATGGGTTCCAGTGTACTTTCGGGATTCTTTTTTTGCTGTAATGTGTCCAAATCAAGGATTTGATGGTACTTTTTTTGATGGTTATGTGAACCAACAGACCACATTGCCAATGTTCTTTAGACAGTATGAAAGAGCATTAGATAATTGGTTCGAAAGAGAGTTAGAAGCAGATTTTGATACAATTTGCACCACACCAGTTTTGAGGACGCCATCTCCTATGGAAAAACAGGCGGCAAATCTTTATACAAGGAAGATATTTGCAAAATTTCAAGAAGAGTTGGTTGAAACTTTTGTATATACTGCTAATAGGATTGAGGGCGATGCAGCTATCAGCACATTCAGGGTTGCAAAATTTGAGGATGACCAAAGGGCTTATATGGTTTCATTAAACTATCCAGAAATGAGAGCAAACTGCAGCTGCCAAATGTTTGAGTATTCAGGCATTCTTTGTAGACATGTTTTGACAGTATTCACAGTGACAAATGTTCTTACATTACCACCCCATTACATCTTAAAACGATGGACGAGAAATGCCAAAACTGGTGCAGGAACAGATGACCGTGGTGTTGATTTGCCTGGCCAAGAGTCTCTTACTTTGCGGTATAACAATCTATGTCGGGAAGCCATAAAATATGCAGAGGAAGGGGCAATAGCTGTGGAAACTTATAATGCTGCTATGGGTGCTCTTAGAGAAGGTGGGAAAAAGGTTGCTGCTGTGAAGAAAAATGTTGCCAAAGTCTCACCTCCTGGCTGTCAGGGTGGTGGGACTGGTAACGATGATTGGAAGACCTCAACTTCAGCATCGGATACAACCCCATTTTTATGGCCATTGCAAGATGAAGTTACCCGGCGATTTAATCTGAATGATACTGGCAATCCAGTGCAATCTGTTGCTGATTTGAATCTTCCCCGCATGGCCCCCGTGTCGCTTCAGCGTGATGATGGACCTCCTGGTAACATGGTACGTAAAGGAACTTTGCTTTaagtattaatttttatgtccgTTGGAGTTCAAATTATAGCAAAACCCACTAACTTGGCAATTTATACCTCTTGCCTAGGCAGTTCTTCCTTGTCTCAAATCAATGACTTGGGTGATGGAGAACAAGAGCTCAACACCAGGGAATAGAGTTGCTGTCATCAACCTGAAGGTATGCATTTAATAAACTAAAACCTCTAATGGGCTGGAAATGGTCATCTAGccactaaaaaagaaatttcttgACAGTTGACAGCCCTGGGTCATTGTGTAAATACACAAACCTTTTCAagtatttaaaatgtatttgttttggtttttttatttaagtgtttttggtGCTTGTGATTTAATCTTTAGCATATTGTCAGTAATACTCGTGTTATTCTCTAGCTGTGTATTTGACAATTGATTTGGGGCCTCACATATAGTTTCTGTGGAACTACTGCAGTTGCAAGATTATGGCAAGACTCCATCAACAGAATTGGAGGTTAAGTTTCAACTCTCGAGAGTTACATTGGAGCCGATGTTGAGGTCTATGGCATACATCAGTGAACAGCTCTCAACACCAGCTAACAGAGTTGCTGTCATCAATCTGAAGGTATGCAATTCAAAACTAGATCTATGTAACAGAAATAAATCTGATACTCAGGCCCTGCCACCATGACTAATGAAATCTCTAAATCCATTGTAGAGAATATCATATGTTTTGTGCTTCCACTTTcgttaaaacaaaaacaaatggaaaggagagaaaaacaagCTGCTGGTTCAGGATGTTGTTTTCTAGATTGGTTAGAGTATATGTCCATTTATCTTGCCCATATGGTTTTATTTATAgctttatattaaatttgaattaagtGTGGCAGGTCTCGGGACCTCAAGCCAGCCCCAATCAAAGGGGTAGTCTGAACTCTGAATTGGATGTATTTCTTCCTCTTGCTTCTTGGACAAATTATTCTTCTCGAATTATTTATCTACTAGCAATGAAGAACAATTTTTAGCTGCAGAATATATGCTATCCCTTCATGTCCAGAAACGTGAAGTGAAGAAGTGCTATTTTCCTGTGCATGCTTTAGAAAATAGCCAATGGCAACTAGTTTACACTCTTGACCTAAGCCATTCAAAACTCCTATTGCTGCGTCATTTATAGGaaattagtattattttttgtgcatTTCTTTGAATTCTTTGTCTTTAACTTGGCccttcttaatttaaaattcagtcTGCTTCTTGATTTGATCTCTTCTGTTTTATGATTTAGAGATACTAATTCTGGCAGTAACATTGGTCATTATGTTTTAGGCATCAATGAAATTAACAATCTATAGAATTGGTTATTGTGCAAATGCATCAGCATTTGTTGTTTGAGGTttgttttatgcatataaataaCTTATTATGGGTTAAGGAAATCCATATTGAACCATACAGCATTATGCATTTGAGGAGCCATGCTTTTACAGCAGCATTGCACACTATGTGTCAACGGTCCTTGTCTTTtccgatcatttttttttatgtttttttttctttttttgtggatAGCCATGAATTTTCTTACCCATTTAGTGTGGTTTAGGATTACCTTAGTCAGTGATTACAACATGAAAGAGGAGCAAAACGGTGAAATATGAATACACATTTAGGAGAGCCAGATAGCGATGGAAGACATAATTTAGGGCGTGAAACTGGAATTTTAATGTATATCTCTATAAGTGTGGGATTAGGCTGATCCTTTATTTCCATCATATGGGAGAGGCTAGACTGAAAGAAATGGTTGAGGGATTAAACTACTAGTTGAATGGTTGCTTCCAGAACATAGGAAGGCGGCCCTCTAGCATATAATTATGGTCAGACACTATTTTAGTTAaaggaattttcttttcttaatctaTTTTCTCTTGACATGACTttctttctaatgtttttcGCATTAAGTTTTTCTAACTCTCATTTTTATACTGCCCTAATAATTCGGGTGGGCACATGTGATGAGTGTGTACCTGTGCTTCTTACCTCTCCCTCACAATCATTGTTTTCCCAATTTCTTTCAACATTGGGTATTacttttttaacttgtttacaCATCTATCAATTAGCTTATTTCTCCAAGCATCCCATCTGGATTCTATCATGTGAAGTTTTTTGAAATGTTGTGTTTCAAGGTATCATAAAATGAGAGGACTAAGTTCTAGAAACTTAATTATTAGTCATCATGTTggcattatcattatcattattaaaaagGAAAGTCAAAGTGAAGACAACATGGAATCGGGAATCCTCCTCAAAAACGCAAAAATAGTGATCAAGACAACAGCCCTTTCTGATCCTATTGAATATCCACTAAGGAAAGTCTTGTAAAGCCGCTGAAGCATTACACTATATAGATATCCCAATACATTCagaaaattattatattctACAAGATTAGCCTTGCCATAAAATTGCTGTGAGGTCTTAGAATTTGGCTTTATCCAAATACTtgaaacaattataaaacattGCATTCCTTCTCAAACAGCACAATCTCACAGCCCCTTCCCCCTCCTGAACCCCAGAAATTCCTCGGCGAGTAGGGCTATCAAAGACTTATTGCATTTAGCAAATAACCTGTACACATATCCAAAGTTGTGACTGAGGTGTGACACAGCACGAACATTAGGCAACAGACCTTGATGTGATCTCTTAATATGCAACCAGTCATTAATAATTTCTTGCTGACTATCACAGTCAAAATAAGCTTTAACCTTATATGCACTTTGTCTTTGTCTATGTTATTGGAGAATTAGTATGTGAAaaggttgagaaaaaaaagatttgcaaGATAAGGCACTTGAACCCTCTAAAGCCCAGATTTTGCTATCATGCCTCGAAGAAATAGAATTTGAGCTTAAAATGGAAGTTATGAAAGGGTGCCATGTGTTTACCtgtcatttatattttgaaagaaatgaaattccAGTTAATTGTGCCTTCCTTCCAGGGAGTAAAAACTAGAAATAGTGACATGTGAACTGGTAAACATTCATTGAGGGAACTAGGGATATTCCATAACTCCAGGTCCTTCCATGAATAATGGAGGAACCACTactggttttatattttaaatgatgaaaaaatgaTGAGGAAACTACTGAGATGAATTTCCATGGCTTACATGTTATAGCTGAACCAGTCTTGGTATCCAAGTTTTCATTTGAACACTTAACCGGCTGCAAATGACCTAATGCAATATATAGAACCTGTTCCTAGAGGAAAGTGCCCTAGTCATTTACCCACTAGGGTGATATTCTTATGAACCAATTATGTTTCGTAAGCAATGcacaactcttttttatttttaattttttgataactgAGGAACCCATACGGACTTCAACCACCTATGGTGGGCACACCCTGTACCCTAAACCTTGGGGTTTATGCTGAATCTCTCTTGACCATCAGGCTTAGAAGTTACAACAGTTCCCCTATTGACCTTGTGATTTTAATCTGTCTCGGCTTTTGACCATAAAAAATCCCAGATCATGTCTTCTTTGCATTAGAGATTCCCATTACTAGCGCAAATCTTTCTAATTCAAGTAGTATAAACATGcttattctttttctctttttcaaacCAAATGACAGCAGCTATCCATGAATAGTGGTGCTGTAGGATAGATTTGGTGAGCTTTGTCCATGTGTTTGTGGTGCACTAGGAGTTATTAATCCTATCAGAAAAGAACTAGATGAGACGGGATCTAGGACTAGTTAAAGAATCCCAggcccaaaaagaaaagaaacgaaaTGTAATTTTCAGCTCTGCCCCTGTTCTACCCACTTCATAGTATTAGaacttttaatgtttaataatcACAGCAGTTATTTCATTCTTACAGATAACTTTTTGGTCTCATTGAGGTGTATGTTGACCTTTTATTTGTTGTAGTTTACTTTTCATTTGGAaaccttatcattttttttcctggtttcaGCTTCAAGACACTGAAACAACTACGGGAGAGTCAGAGGTTAAATTTCAGGTTTCCAGAGATACATTAGGTGCCATGTTGAGATCGATGGCCTACATTCGCGAGCAGCTTTCAATTTCTGTAAGCACTCTCTTTTTACTTCTAGTGACTTTCTTTCACTTTTGGTACATGAGCTCCCAAAACTCTCATCTTCTGATACTGTTGATGCTGCCCCTTCCATTTTGTGGAGCCtgtatttgtttcaaattttctGAGTGTCCATCTGGGCCCAAAAGAATTATGCTTACAAAgtatgttaattttataataatggaTCTTTTGCAGTAACTGCTACCTTAGTGCACCCATAAAATTGATTCCTTGCATTTTATCAGAAAAGGAAATGCTTGGTCTTTGATTATTGTCCCTGTAAATGTTGCTGGCAGCTTTGACTGTGCATCAAAGCCTTTCCCTTTGTTACAAAGTTTTAGACCTGAGAGCCATACAATCTCCTAACCATACATTgtagaaaaaagataaagagataGTCCTGTCAGATCGGTGTGTATAGCAATGGGAATTCATCCTGGACGACATCATAATTCATATGAGCATAGTTATGCAAACTATTAAAGAAATATGGTAACAATCTCTCATTATTTGTGCAAGAGAAGCCTTATATACATACTTTCCACAATCTAAATAGTTGCCACTTTTGAAAACTCACAAATAATTGCATATCCAATTTAGTGTTCAAATTCAAGAAATGTTACATAACAAGAAAGAACAATTCCTTTTTTATTGGC
This region of Populus trichocarpa isolate Nisqually-1 chromosome 9, P.trichocarpa_v4.1, whole genome shotgun sequence genomic DNA includes:
- the LOC7460091 gene encoding protein FAR1-RELATED SEQUENCE 3; the protein is MDVHVIDDEEGTSHRGVAYNGDAEPNDSGEANNGEHDEDGAAELHEPCVGMEFDSENAAKTFYDEYARRLGFSTKVAHFTRPKTDGAIAAREFVCGREGLKRRSADSCHAMLRIELKRGKWVVTHFVKEHNHSTVNPNKVHYLRPRRHFAGAAKSAAKTGQGVGVSPSGDGQAAVVAASGFSQGGGVVPSGVMYLSMDGHRTPVSETNHGVRNTTPAEPNRVVKTSTAVNYIARSSNQKRTLGRDAQNLLEYFKKMQAENPGFFYAIQLDDENRMANVFWADAKSRTAYTHFGDAVTFETSPRVNQYRVPFAPFTGLNHHGQTILFGCAILLDDSEASFVWLFKTFLTAMYDQQPASLITNQDKAIQTAVSQVFPDTRHCISKWHVLREGQEKLAHVCNAHPNFQLELYNCINLTETIEEFENSWIDILDKYDLRGHDWLQSLHDARAQWVPVYFRDSFFAVMCPNQGFDGTFFDGYVNQQTTLPMFFRQYERALDNWFERELEADFDTICTTPVLRTPSPMEKQAANLYTRKIFAKFQEELVETFVYTANRIEGDAAISTFRVAKFEDDQRAYMVSLNYPEMRANCSCQMFEYSGILCRHVLTVFTVTNVLTLPPHYILKRWTRNAKTGAGTDDRGVDLPGQESLTLRYNNLCREAIKYAEEGAIAVETYNAAMGALREGGKKVAAVKKNVAKVSPPGCQGGGTGNDDWKTSTSASDTTPFLWPLQDEVTRRFNLNDTGNPVQSVADLNLPRMAPVSLQRDDGPPGNMAVLPCLKSMTWVMENKSSTPGNRVAVINLKLQDYGKTPSTELEVKFQLSRVTLEPMLRSMAYISEQLSTPANRVAVINLKLQDTETTTGESEVKFQVSRDTLGAMLRSMAYIREQLSISVEPQAEPPSKKHRK